The DNA region CTGATGGTTATAAAATAAGACCAAAATATGCAAAAGAGCTAAGATTTAGCAGAGATTTCCTTAAAAATATTGCCTATATAGACAGAATTTCAAATTTAATGCTTGATTCAAATGATGAGCTAAAATTAAATTATAATTTAAAAGCTGTCGACTTATCAGCAAATTTCAGTCATATAAATATTGGTTATTCTAATAACTCTTTGACTTATGATCATACAATTGCCTCAAATTTGATAGTTTCAAGTAAAAATTTTGATATATCAACGCAGTTTAAATTCAATGCAGTTTCAAGTACTGGAAGCGAGAGAAAAGAGTTAAGCTTTGATGGAGAGTGGGGCTGGTATAAGATATTAAAAGCTTCAAATTTTAGTAGCATTGGCGTTAGTACGCTTAATTTTGATGGTAGAAGAGATTCTTATTTTGGCTTTGAAGTAACGCCAAATGGAGGAGAGCTTTTAGAGCTTATGGATATCATACCAACGATAAATTTACCAAAGAAGATGCTTTATTAAGGATAAAATATGCAACAAATAGCAGCAGTTATACAAAATTACGATAAAGCGTCAAGCTTTTCAGCTCAATTTATCATTTTTGATGAAAATGGTGGTGATATAGGCTCACTAGACACTACAAAATTTTCTTGTAATGATATGAGCGATTCAATCGCACCAAAACACGCTCATGTTGGATTTGAAGAGGGGGTTTTCACAATTTGTGGCTATAAAGATTGTGAAATTTTTTATAGTGATTCATATTCAAAGCTTCCAGATGACTATGAGAGCGTCATAAATTTGGGCGATGTCTTTAGAATAGGGGAGTTAAAATTTATATTTATAGACCCTTCTAGGATTGATGAATATATAGGGAAAGCCCATAAAATAATAGAAAATACGAAAAATTTTGACAAACTCGATGATAAACATTTTGAGCCAGTTGGTAAAATTTCAAATGTTGATTTTAAAGAAGAGCCAAAGATAAACTCATTAATAAATGATAAAAAAGATATCACTTTAAATGAAAATGCGCACGATGCAGTTTTAAATTTAAATGAGATAGCTCAAAATTTTGATGAAGAAGAAAATGCAAATAATCAAAATATGCTAACTGCAAAAAGCATGGATGAGCTTTTGACAAAGATAGTTGAGAGTATAAAATTGCAACCAAATATGAGCCCTATAAGTGAGCAGACTAGGACTTTAAATACAAAAGATATGGAAACAATCATGAAAACTCTTCCTCTTAGTGACTCGACAGAACTAATAAATACTGTTTTGGTTAAGCTTATATGCAAAGAGCTATATAGCCAAATGTATGATATAGTCGAGAATAACTCATTTTTTAAATATCTTTCAGGAGCCGTACTAAAAAGCACTAAGGAAGACAAGGAAGCGTTTAATTATCTATTACATAAAGCTCTTCAAAGCTATATGTTAAAAAAGTAATGTTTTTAATAAAACAGAAAGTAAATAAAAGATAGAATAATCCAAACTTTTTAATAGGAGTAAATATGTCACAACCAGTGTATATTAAAGTGAAAGGTTCTACACAAGGACTTATTTCAAGTGGTGCTTCAACAGAAGCTAGTATAGGCAATCGCTATCAGTCAGGTCACGAAGATGAGATCATGGCTCAAGAGGTTTCTCATATAGTAACAGTTCCAACTGATCCACAAAGTGGTCAACCATCAGGCCAAAGAGTTCATAAACCATTTAGCTTTACTACATCACTAAATAAAGCTGTTCCACTTCTTTACAATGCTTTAACACAAGGTGAAAGACTTCCAGAGGTTGAGATCTATTGGTATAGAACATCAACTAGTGGTGGTGCAGAGCATTTCTTTACTACAAAACTAGAAGATGCAACTATAACAGATATTACTCTAGTAAGTCCAAATGCTCAAGACAAGCTAAACAGTGATAAAACAGAGCTTTTCAAAGTTTCAATGAACTATAGAAAGATAGTTTGGGAACACGTAGCTGCAGGCACAAGCGGAAGCG from Campylobacter concisus includes:
- a CDS encoding Hcp family type VI secretion system effector, with amino-acid sequence MSQPVYIKVKGSTQGLISSGASTEASIGNRYQSGHEDEIMAQEVSHIVTVPTDPQSGQPSGQRVHKPFSFTTSLNKAVPLLYNALTQGERLPEVEIYWYRTSTSGGAEHFFTTKLEDATITDITLVSPNAQDKLNSDKTELFKVSMNYRKIVWEHVAAGTSGSDDWREATKKA